In the genome of Neosynechococcus sphagnicola sy1, one region contains:
- a CDS encoding sulfite exporter TauE/SafE family protein, protein MDYLLLPSLSFLVGIIVGLTGIGGASLITPMLIVIFQVPPAIAVSSDVVAATLMKVIGGLQHWRQQTLDLTVVKWLVLGSVPGALTGVGILYLIQQTGTFSLNAILLPAIGLMILLVTVTGLLQLLNFVPILQLPTAPQFDLTTLGGRSFTLGVGAILGCMVGLTSVSSGSLFAIVLLTFFRLESQKLVGTDIAQAAILLFFTSLGHLGLGTVDWSLVLPIWCGTVPGVLIGAHLCKFVPQRPLRLVIYAILISASWKLIAPE, encoded by the coding sequence ATGGACTATTTATTGCTTCCCAGCCTCAGTTTCTTGGTGGGAATCATTGTTGGCCTCACAGGTATCGGGGGTGCCTCCTTGATTACCCCCATGTTGATTGTTATCTTCCAGGTACCTCCGGCGATCGCGGTTAGCTCTGATGTCGTCGCGGCCACCCTGATGAAGGTAATTGGCGGCTTACAGCACTGGCGGCAGCAAACACTAGATCTAACAGTCGTTAAATGGTTAGTTCTGGGTAGTGTTCCTGGGGCCCTTACAGGGGTGGGGATTTTATATCTGATTCAGCAGACGGGAACCTTCAGCCTGAATGCCATCCTGTTACCCGCGATCGGGTTGATGATTTTGTTGGTCACCGTGACGGGATTGCTCCAGTTGTTAAATTTCGTTCCCATATTGCAGCTACCGACAGCCCCTCAGTTTGACTTAACGACCCTGGGAGGCCGTAGTTTCACTCTGGGAGTTGGAGCCATTTTAGGCTGCATGGTCGGTCTGACCAGCGTCTCCTCAGGCTCACTGTTTGCCATCGTCCTACTGACATTTTTTCGTCTGGAATCTCAAAAATTGGTGGGAACCGATATTGCCCAAGCGGCGATTTTGCTATTTTTCACCTCCTTGGGACATCTTGGCTTAGGAACAGTTGATTGGAGTTTGGTGCTGCCGATATGGTGCGGCACTGTACCAGGGGTTCTGATCGGTGCTCACCTGTGTAAAT
- a CDS encoding LysR family transcriptional regulator — translation MTLEQLRIFLAVAEQLHFTRAAETLYITQPAVSAAIQSLEEQYGVRLFHRIGRHIEITQAGKLLQGEARKVLDQVALTERGLRELNNLQRGELKLGSSLTIGNYWLPDKISYFKRRYPAISVHCTLANTEEICSGTATGQFDIGLVEGVVQPALSKYLEEEEVDCDRLLIVVGQSHPWFGRCEVFLNELYTTPWVMRESGSGTQQRFEQALQNWGIDLTHLEVILVLSSGEMVKAVVESGVGAAAISELMVGKELQLSTLRAVPMIDNRNGSERVTEIMRPFLKLKQRQRFQTRLAIAFEQILHPSDSDPNLTAISTLRNQT, via the coding sequence CGCAGTCGCAGAACAGTTGCACTTTACACGAGCAGCGGAGACTCTCTACATTACCCAGCCAGCAGTCAGTGCCGCCATCCAGAGTCTAGAGGAGCAATATGGAGTTAGGTTGTTCCACCGCATTGGTCGCCACATTGAGATTACGCAAGCAGGAAAGTTATTGCAGGGTGAAGCCCGAAAGGTTCTGGATCAAGTAGCCCTCACAGAAAGAGGATTACGAGAGTTGAATAACCTTCAACGGGGTGAACTGAAACTCGGGTCAAGCCTCACCATTGGTAACTATTGGCTACCAGACAAGATCAGTTATTTTAAACGCCGGTACCCGGCAATTTCAGTCCATTGCACCCTTGCGAATACAGAGGAAATCTGTTCAGGGACTGCAACCGGACAGTTTGATATAGGGTTGGTCGAAGGGGTGGTTCAACCGGCTTTGAGCAAATATTTAGAGGAGGAGGAGGTCGATTGCGATCGCCTGCTGATCGTGGTCGGCCAGTCTCACCCCTGGTTTGGACGCTGCGAAGTTTTCCTGAACGAACTGTACACAACCCCCTGGGTGATGCGTGAGTCGGGGTCAGGAACCCAACAACGATTTGAGCAAGCGCTGCAAAACTGGGGAATTGATCTGACTCATCTGGAGGTGATTCTGGTGCTTAGCAGTGGTGAGATGGTGAAGGCGGTGGTTGAAAGCGGCGTCGGAGCCGCCGCCATTTCTGAGTTAATGGTGGGCAAAGAACTTCAACTCTCTACCCTGCGCGCTGTGCCGATGATTGACAATAGAAACGGCTCAGAACGGGTCACTGAAATTATGCGTCCGTTTCTGAAACTGAAGCAGCGGCAACGGTTTCAGACTCGCCTAGCGATCGCCTTTGAACAAATCTTGCACCCCTCAGACAGTGATCCCAACCTGACAGCTATCAGCACCCTTCGAAATCAGACCTGA